The following proteins are encoded in a genomic region of Candidatus Omnitrophota bacterium:
- the xerC gene encoding tyrosine recombinase XerC, with protein sequence MERYINKFIAYLEIEQNVSSHTVTNYLLDLKDLESFLNGQSFEQVDRLTLRRFLAHLKKEGYAKSSVARKISALRSFFKFLCRDGYLADNPASSLMTPKLDKKLPVFLDLDEVLKLLQAPSEDTLVGLRDRAILETLYSSGIRVNELVSMNIKDVDFIGGVIKVYGKGKKERITPLGDKALRSVRDYLSRRRLICRISNRALFLNRTNQRISPRSIRSLLDKYIDQLAMKKGASPHSLRHSFATHLLDRGADLRSVQELLGHSNLSTTQIYTHLTTERIKSAYKKAHPRA encoded by the coding sequence ATGGAGCGGTATATAAATAAATTCATAGCTTATCTGGAGATTGAACAGAACGTTTCGAGCCACACTGTTACAAATTATCTTTTAGACTTAAAAGACCTTGAATCTTTTTTGAATGGTCAATCATTTGAGCAGGTAGACCGCCTTACGCTAAGGAGGTTTTTAGCCCACCTAAAAAAAGAAGGCTATGCCAAATCAAGTGTGGCCAGAAAGATATCCGCTCTGCGTTCTTTTTTTAAATTTTTATGCCGCGATGGATACCTGGCCGATAATCCTGCCTCAAGCCTGATGACACCCAAGTTAGATAAAAAACTGCCTGTCTTTTTAGATCTGGATGAGGTGCTTAAGCTTTTGCAGGCGCCCAGTGAAGATACTCTTGTCGGCTTACGAGACAGGGCCATTTTAGAAACGCTTTATAGCAGTGGAATCAGGGTAAATGAACTGGTAAGCATGAATATTAAAGATGTTGATTTTATCGGCGGAGTTATAAAAGTCTATGGAAAAGGGAAAAAGGAAAGGATCACTCCTCTTGGCGATAAGGCGCTTAGGTCTGTCCGGGATTATCTTTCCCGCCGCCGCCTTATCTGCAGGATTTCCAACAGGGCATTATTCTTAAACAGGACAAATCAGCGGATTTCCCCGCGGAGCATAAGGAGCCTCCTTGATAAATACATCGATCAACTGGCAATGAAGAAGGGCGCTTCTCCTCATAGCTTAAGGCACAGCTTTGCTACTCATCTTTTGGATCGGGGAGCAGATTTAAGGTCTGTCCAGGAACTTTTAGGACATTCAAATCTTTCTACAACACAGATCTATACTCATTTGACTACTGAAAGGATAAAGTCTGCCTATAAAAAAGCGCATCCCCGCGCGTGA
- the topA gene encoding type I DNA topoisomerase — translation MGKSLVIVESPAKAKTINKFLGPDYEVTASMGHVMDLPQKSMGVDVEKDFEPSYVVIPKNKKTVSRLKKEAGNKQEIYLAPDPDREGEAISWHLANMLKDINPRIYRVSFNEITLEAVKSAFSNPGSIDLNKVNAQQARRILDRIVGYNLSPLLWKKVGRGLSAGRVQSVTLRLICEREKQITAFDPAEYWLIEAELSKTQDQMKSRGFVAVLVEIKDEKAEISDKKQADSIVSDLKDKCFIIEEIKDKKKTRRPSPPFITSKLQQEAYNRLRFSAHRTMRIAQQLYEGIEVGEKDSQGLITYMRTDSVRVSEAARKQAGSYIAKTYGAKYLPKAAWRYKSKKSAQGAHEAIRPTSVLRSPQQMVKFLTPDQHKLYHLIWNKFLASQMASALISTRSVNIKAGYCLFRVSSSSVIFDGWTVLLEDKEKEKGIPALKEGEQLTLVNLTPTQHFTKPPPHYSDASLIKDLEEKGIGRPSTYAPIIYTILIRDYVRRDGGMLLPTELGIVVTDLLVKHFPEVLNAQFTAEMELSLDRVEEGSKDWVGLLKSFYLPFSKSLDLAKDKMKNIKKEAVPTSEICRECGKPMVIKWGAHGRFLACSGFPECRHTRSITTGIKCPQADCDGEVVKRRSKKGRFFYACTNWPKCKYIARKLPEET, via the coding sequence ATGGGAAAGTCATTGGTTATAGTTGAATCACCGGCTAAGGCAAAGACCATAAATAAGTTTTTAGGCCCTGATTATGAAGTGACTGCTTCTATGGGGCACGTTATGGACCTGCCGCAAAAGTCTATGGGCGTAGATGTTGAAAAAGATTTCGAACCTTCCTATGTTGTCATTCCCAAAAACAAAAAAACAGTCAGCCGGTTAAAAAAAGAAGCCGGCAATAAACAGGAGATTTATTTAGCGCCGGATCCGGATAGAGAAGGAGAAGCCATAAGCTGGCATTTGGCTAATATGTTAAAAGATATTAACCCCAGGATTTATCGGGTGTCTTTTAACGAGATTACCTTAGAGGCCGTAAAGTCTGCCTTTTCTAATCCGGGAAGTATAGATTTGAATAAGGTTAATGCCCAGCAGGCGCGCCGTATCCTTGACAGAATAGTAGGTTATAATTTAAGCCCTCTTCTCTGGAAAAAAGTGGGCCGGGGTTTAAGCGCCGGCAGGGTCCAATCAGTTACACTCAGACTGATCTGCGAGAGAGAAAAACAGATAACTGCTTTTGATCCAGCGGAATACTGGTTGATAGAAGCCGAACTTAGCAAGACCCAAGACCAGATGAAAAGCCGGGGTTTTGTTGCTGTGCTGGTAGAAATTAAGGATGAAAAAGCCGAAATCTCCGATAAAAAACAAGCTGATTCGATAGTCTCTGATTTAAAAGATAAGTGTTTTATCATTGAGGAAATAAAGGATAAAAAAAAGACAAGGAGGCCGTCACCCCCTTTTATTACCTCAAAACTACAACAGGAAGCTTACAACCGCCTTCGTTTTTCGGCTCACAGGACTATGAGAATAGCCCAACAGCTTTATGAAGGCATAGAAGTAGGCGAGAAAGACAGCCAGGGATTGATTACTTATATGCGCACGGATTCGGTAAGGGTCTCTGAGGCTGCCCGGAAACAGGCCGGATCCTATATAGCCAAGACCTATGGCGCTAAATATCTTCCTAAGGCGGCCTGGCGGTATAAATCCAAAAAAAGCGCTCAAGGCGCGCACGAGGCTATCCGTCCTACCTCAGTTTTGAGATCTCCTCAGCAGATGGTTAAGTTTTTGACCCCTGATCAGCACAAACTTTATCATTTAATCTGGAATAAATTTCTTGCCAGCCAGATGGCTTCGGCCTTGATTTCAACGCGTAGTGTTAACATTAAGGCAGGTTACTGCCTTTTCAGGGTCAGCAGCTCCTCTGTTATTTTTGACGGCTGGACTGTTCTTTTAGAGGATAAAGAAAAAGAAAAAGGCATTCCCGCTCTAAAAGAAGGTGAGCAGTTAACATTAGTTAACCTTACGCCCACTCAGCATTTTACGAAGCCGCCTCCCCATTATTCTGATGCCTCTTTGATCAAGGACTTAGAGGAAAAAGGGATCGGCCGGCCTTCTACTTACGCTCCGATAATTTATACTATTTTAATCAGGGATTATGTCCGCAGAGACGGAGGCATGCTTTTACCCACGGAGCTGGGGATAGTGGTAACCGACCTATTGGTTAAACATTTTCCTGAAGTTTTAAACGCGCAGTTTACGGCTGAGATGGAACTGAGCCTGGATCGAGTCGAAGAAGGTTCGAAAGATTGGGTAGGCTTGCTTAAGTCATTTTATCTGCCGTTTTCTAAAAGCCTGGATTTAGCCAAAGACAAAATGAAAAATATTAAAAAAGAAGCTGTTCCGACTTCGGAAATCTGCAGGGAATGCGGGAAGCCTATGGTCATTAAGTGGGGGGCGCACGGAAGATTTTTGGCTTGTTCGGGTTTTCCAGAGTGCAGGCACACCAGATCGATTACCACGGGTATAAAGTGCCCCCAGGCTGATTGTGATGGCGAAGTGGTTAAGAGGCGCTCAAAGAAAGGAAGATTTTTTTATGCCTGCACCAACTGGCCGAAGTGCAAATACATTGCCAGGAAATTACCCGAAGAAACATAA
- the dprA gene encoding DNA-processing protein DprA, with translation MNDLESLIILNRVEGFGASTLENLLRFFKSPKDILKNAGALSKTALISQKIAGKISKAKKEADLSREFKAIKKEQARLITIFEEAYPVSLKNIFSPPILLYVKGNLKPEDSLSIAIVGSRIPTWYGKHTAERLASRLASRGMTVVSGMARGIDSASHQGALKAGGRTIAVLGSGIDIMYPAENRGLAGQIEVSGAVISEFPAGTPPLRRNFPRRNRIISGLSLGVIVVEAAEKSGSLITADFALEQGREVFAVPGKIDSRTSRGTHNLIKQGAKLASSSEDIIEELAPVLKNYARDAKPKSIKPALAGLEKRICSILSSEPRHIDQIIKELNLSAGQTLSILLKLQIKKLVKELPGKYFVGYGD, from the coding sequence TTGAATGACCTGGAAAGTTTAATTATCTTGAATAGGGTAGAAGGGTTTGGCGCTTCTACCCTGGAAAATCTCCTTAGATTTTTTAAAAGCCCTAAGGATATACTAAAAAACGCAGGTGCGTTAAGCAAAACAGCGTTGATAAGCCAAAAAATAGCCGGTAAAATAAGTAAGGCAAAGAAAGAGGCAGACCTATCCCGGGAATTTAAGGCAATAAAGAAGGAGCAGGCCAGGTTAATTACCATCTTTGAAGAGGCATACCCTGTTAGTTTAAAAAATATATTTTCTCCTCCCATTCTTCTTTATGTCAAAGGAAACCTTAAACCGGAAGACTCCTTAAGCATAGCTATAGTCGGCTCAAGAATCCCAACCTGGTATGGTAAACACACCGCGGAGAGACTGGCCAGCCGGCTGGCCAGTCGGGGGATGACCGTTGTCTCCGGAATGGCCAGGGGTATTGACAGCGCCAGCCACCAGGGCGCGTTAAAAGCAGGGGGAAGGACAATAGCTGTTTTAGGCAGCGGGATAGATATAATGTATCCCGCCGAAAATAGAGGCTTAGCCGGGCAAATAGAGGTTTCGGGCGCAGTTATTTCTGAATTTCCCGCCGGGACGCCTCCGCTGAGAAGGAATTTCCCCCGACGGAACAGAATAATAAGCGGTTTATCATTGGGGGTAATAGTTGTCGAAGCAGCCGAGAAAAGCGGTTCGCTGATTACCGCTGATTTTGCCTTAGAGCAGGGAAGAGAAGTTTTTGCTGTCCCGGGAAAGATAGATTCCCGCACCTCAAGGGGTACGCATAACCTGATTAAACAAGGGGCAAAGTTGGCCAGTTCTTCGGAGGATATAATAGAAGAACTGGCCCCGGTTTTAAAAAATTACGCCCGGGATGCTAAACCCAAAAGCATTAAACCGGCGCTGGCGGGATTGGAAAAGAGAATCTGTTCTATTTTGTCCTCTGAGCCAAGGCATATTGACCAAATTATAAAAGAACTTAATTTATCGGCCGGTCAAACATTGAGTATCTTGCTAAAACTCCAGATAAAAAAGTTGGTTAAGGAACTGCCCGGTAAATATTTTGTTGGTTATGGAGATTGA
- the aroB gene encoding 3-dehydroquinate synthase yields MAEIKVELAENSYPIIIGSKILAGFSSVLKKEKLDVGGRVALVTNPVVERLPWFKGFYDRLAHSGFKVNLAIVPSGREYKRHPDLERFKSNKMVMRLYDEFLKNKLDRTSLVIAVGGGTTGDLAGFAASTYMRGINLVHIPTTLVGQVDSSIGGKTAINLPRAKNLAGTFYQPKLVYADIDLLKTLPPRELRCGFSEVVKYGVIEDRPLFDYLEKDVQAVRDIIAVKSWSRHGRFLLNVITRCCRIKAEVVKQDELETKGLREILNYGHTVGHGLETAGRYKKLHHGEAVSIGMVAAGRIAESIGLLKKRDLLRQIGLLEAIGLPTTIGSLNIGRITKAIMLDKKSRGKTLRFILPRAIGRVIVSDKVSVKLIEKVLRQMR; encoded by the coding sequence ATGGCAGAAATAAAAGTGGAATTAGCTGAAAACAGTTACCCGATCATCATTGGGAGCAAGATACTGGCCGGATTCAGCAGTGTTTTGAAGAAAGAAAAGCTGGATGTCGGCGGGCGTGTTGCGCTGGTTACTAATCCCGTAGTCGAAAGACTTCCCTGGTTTAAAGGTTTTTATGACAGGTTGGCACATTCAGGGTTTAAGGTAAATCTGGCAATAGTTCCTTCAGGCAGAGAATACAAACGGCATCCTGATTTAGAAAGATTCAAGTCTAATAAAATGGTTATGCGTCTTTATGATGAGTTTTTAAAGAATAAATTGGATCGAACCTCTTTAGTTATAGCTGTCGGCGGCGGCACCACCGGTGACCTGGCCGGTTTTGCTGCCTCGACTTATATGCGGGGAATAAACCTGGTCCACATACCGACCACTCTGGTTGGCCAGGTGGATAGCTCGATCGGCGGTAAAACCGCAATTAACCTCCCCCGGGCTAAAAATTTGGCGGGAACTTTTTATCAGCCAAAACTGGTTTATGCTGATATAGATTTACTTAAGACCCTTCCTCCCCGTGAACTGCGCTGTGGATTCAGCGAGGTTGTGAAATACGGAGTGATTGAAGACCGGCCGCTTTTTGATTATCTGGAGAAAGATGTTCAGGCTGTCCGGGATATTATTGCTGTTAAATCATGGTCCAGACATGGCCGGTTCTTGCTGAATGTCATAACTCGTTGCTGCCGGATTAAAGCAGAAGTGGTTAAGCAGGATGAATTAGAAACAAAAGGGTTACGGGAAATTTTAAATTACGGACATACCGTAGGCCATGGCCTGGAAACAGCCGGAAGATATAAGAAGCTTCATCACGGAGAAGCAGTATCTATCGGGATGGTTGCTGCCGGCCGGATAGCCGAGAGCATCGGCCTGCTGAAAAAAAGAGACTTACTCAGGCAGATCGGTTTGCTCGAAGCGATCGGACTGCCGACAACAATCGGTTCTTTAAATATTGGCCGGATAACAAAAGCGATAATGTTGGACAAAAAATCCAGGGGCAAAACGCTCAGATTCATACTTCCCAGGGCAATAGGCCGGGTTATCGTCAGTGATAAAGTTTCTGTTAAGTTAATTGAAAAGGTGTTGAGGCAAATGAGGTAA
- a CDS encoding shikimate kinase, with translation MNIVLVGFMGTGKTVVARALARKLGRKYLDLDDEIERQTGRSINEIFKQDSEQHFRRLEKITAKKVSRLDDQVLATGGGVVLDKQNIDNLKKNGVLVCLSSRPEIIYSRVKGRIHRPLLNVDDPLTKIKDLLSARKPYYAKADFAIDTSELTVEEVVNKIVKLLN, from the coding sequence ATGAACATTGTTTTAGTTGGTTTTATGGGAACGGGCAAGACGGTAGTAGCCAGGGCATTAGCCAGGAAGTTAGGCCGGAAATACCTGGACTTAGACGACGAGATAGAACGACAAACCGGTCGCTCGATCAACGAAATATTTAAACAAGATAGTGAACAGCATTTTCGCCGTCTGGAAAAGATAACAGCTAAAAAAGTCTCTCGCCTGGATGATCAAGTTCTGGCAACCGGAGGCGGGGTTGTCCTGGATAAACAAAATATAGATAATCTGAAAAAGAACGGAGTGTTGGTTTGCCTTAGCTCCAGGCCGGAAATTATTTATTCAAGGGTCAAAGGCCGGATTCATCGGCCGCTTCTCAACGTCGATGACCCCTTAACTAAAATAAAGGATCTTCTAAGTGCCAGAAAACCCTACTATGCCAAGGCAGATTTTGCTATTGACACATCAGAGCTGACGGTAGAAGAAGTGGTAAATAAAATTGTTAAACTGTTAAACTGA
- the aroC gene encoding chorismate synthase, whose translation MLRYLTAGESHGKCLIAILEGMVAGLTIDIGLINRELSRRQAGYGRSRRMKIESDKVEILSGLRRSETIGSPIALLVKNKAESIDSLPFFTNPRPGHADLAGALKYNRRDLRDVLERASARETACRVAVGAITRQLLSEFKIDILSHVVNIAGITADSERLSFDEVKKKCRKSRLNCADKAAEKLMINKIDEAARSGDTAGGIFKIIVKGVPPGLGSHVSYDRRLDGSLAKAIASIPSVKGVEFGIGFGAAAKTGSKVHDEIFYKKGKGFYRSSNNAGGIEGGISNGEDVVLSAAIKPISTLRSPLKSVDVSSKKQMLARFERADICVVASAGIIAEAVLAFEIAKLMLEKFGGDSMEEMKRNYQGYIKQVKEF comes from the coding sequence ATGTTGAGGTATTTAACCGCCGGTGAGTCGCACGGCAAGTGTTTGATAGCAATCCTAGAAGGGATGGTTGCCGGTTTAACTATAGACATCGGCCTGATCAACCGGGAACTTTCCCGGCGTCAGGCAGGATATGGGCGCAGCCGGAGAATGAAGATAGAATCCGATAAGGTTGAGATTCTTTCCGGGCTAAGAAGGTCTGAGACCATTGGCAGCCCGATAGCCTTGTTGGTCAAAAATAAAGCCGAATCTATTGACAGCCTTCCCTTTTTTACTAATCCCCGGCCGGGCCACGCCGATCTGGCCGGCGCGCTTAAATACAACCGCCGGGACCTGAGGGATGTTTTGGAGCGGGCCAGTGCCCGGGAAACTGCCTGCCGGGTTGCGGTGGGGGCTATTACCCGGCAATTACTCAGCGAGTTCAAGATAGATATCTTAAGTCATGTTGTTAATATCGCCGGAATTACGGCTGATAGCGAAAGGCTTTCTTTTGATGAAGTTAAGAAGAAATGCCGCAAGTCCAGGTTGAATTGCGCTGATAAGGCGGCAGAGAAACTAATGATTAACAAGATTGATGAGGCGGCCCGGTCCGGCGATACAGCGGGCGGTATTTTTAAAATAATAGTTAAAGGGGTGCCTCCCGGCCTGGGCAGCCATGTTAGTTATGACCGCAGGCTTGACGGTTCTTTAGCAAAAGCAATAGCTTCTATCCCGTCGGTTAAAGGGGTGGAATTCGGAATTGGTTTTGGGGCTGCCGCTAAAACGGGGTCTAAGGTCCATGATGAGATTTTTTATAAAAAAGGAAAGGGATTTTACCGCAGTTCAAATAATGCCGGCGGAATTGAAGGCGGAATAAGTAATGGAGAGGATGTTGTTTTGTCGGCGGCAATAAAGCCGATTTCAACACTGCGCAGTCCATTAAAATCGGTTGATGTATCTTCTAAAAAACAGATGTTAGCGAGATTTGAACGGGCAGATATATGCGTTGTGGCTTCAGCCGGGATAATTGCGGAAGCAGTGCTTGCTTTTGAAATTGCTAAGTTAATGCTTGAGAAATTCGGCGGCGATAGCATGGAAGAGATGAAACGTAATTATCAAGGGTATATCAAACAAGTTAAGGAATTTTAA
- a CDS encoding prepilin peptidase has translation MLKVIIFIIGACVGSFLNVCIYRLGKGESIIRPRSHCPNCSHKLTWYENIPFLSYLMLKAKCRYCKKPISFQYPMVELIAAGFFLLFFNYFGLSILFLIYAALVSALIAAAFIDIKEHIIPDEISLPGMISGLTISFIYPGLHRLDSHVLSLLYSLLGLIAGGGTIYLLGLLGDFVFKKESMGGGDVKLLAMIGAFIGWKMVLLVFFISPLFGAIIGIILKIKKNVSIIPYGPFLSLGTVISIIWGEKIIGWLLY, from the coding sequence ATGTTAAAAGTTATTATTTTTATTATTGGGGCATGCGTGGGCAGTTTTTTGAATGTATGTATTTACCGCCTGGGGAAAGGCGAATCTATCATCCGGCCGCGGTCTCATTGCCCGAATTGCAGTCACAAATTAACCTGGTATGAGAATATTCCCTTTTTGAGCTATCTAATGCTCAAAGCAAAATGCCGTTATTGTAAAAAACCGATTTCATTTCAATATCCCATGGTTGAGTTGATCGCTGCCGGGTTTTTTCTCCTATTTTTTAATTATTTTGGGCTAAGTATCCTTTTTTTGATTTATGCGGCTTTGGTATCGGCATTGATAGCCGCTGCTTTTATCGATATAAAAGAGCACATCATTCCTGACGAAATCAGTTTACCGGGGATGATTAGCGGACTGACAATAAGTTTTATCTATCCCGGCCTTCATCGCCTGGATTCTCACGTTCTTTCGCTGTTGTATTCGCTTTTGGGCCTTATAGCCGGAGGCGGGACAATTTATTTACTCGGTCTTTTAGGCGATTTCGTGTTTAAAAAAGAGTCTATGGGCGGAGGCGACGTTAAACTGCTGGCTATGATTGGCGCATTTATCGGCTGGAAAATGGTGCTGTTGGTTTTTTTTATCTCCCCTTTGTTCGGGGCGATAATAGGTATAATTTTAAAGATAAAGAAAAATGTAAGCATAATTCCCTACGGCCCGTTTTTATCGCTGGGAACGGTTATTTCTATTATCTGGGGGGAAAAAATAATCGGTTGGCTGCTATATTAG